From a region of the Fusobacterium periodonticum ATCC 33693 genome:
- a CDS encoding putative DNA modification/repair radical SAM protein encodes MSKSIEEKLRILSDAAKYDVSCSSSGSSRKNTNNGLGNAAINGICHSWSADGRCISLLKILMTNYCIYDCKYCVNRKDNDIERAILSPDEIVKLTINFYRRNYIEGLFLSSGIIKSADYTMELMIAVAKKLRLEEKFNGYIHMKVIPGASRQLINEIGLYVDRVSVNIEFAENTALKLLAPDKKATDISTSMGLIRKNMIENIEDKKIFKSTPSFIPAGQTTQMIIGASGESDYAILARSENLYNNFDLKRVYYSGYVPVNKSGILVSADQTVPMIREHRLYQADWLLRFYGFKADEILDEKDPFVDPLLDPKTNWAIKNSHFFPIEINKALYKDLLRVPGIGVTSAKRIVMTRKYSTIRYEHLKKLGIVIKRAKYFIVVNGEFLGFKKENPELLRNTLMEKEKMVTEQLRLFNI; translated from the coding sequence ATGAGTAAATCTATAGAAGAAAAATTAAGAATACTAAGTGATGCTGCCAAGTATGATGTTTCATGTTCATCAAGTGGAAGCAGTAGAAAAAATACAAATAATGGCTTAGGAAATGCTGCTATAAATGGTATATGCCATTCATGGTCAGCAGATGGAAGATGTATTTCTTTACTAAAAATACTTATGACAAATTATTGTATATATGATTGTAAATATTGTGTAAACCGTAAAGATAATGATATTGAAAGAGCAATACTAAGCCCTGATGAGATTGTAAAATTGACTATAAATTTTTATAGAAGAAATTATATTGAAGGACTTTTTCTAAGTTCAGGAATAATAAAAAGTGCTGACTATACAATGGAGTTAATGATTGCTGTAGCTAAAAAACTTAGACTGGAAGAAAAATTTAATGGCTATATCCATATGAAAGTAATTCCAGGAGCTAGTAGACAGCTTATTAATGAAATTGGCCTATATGTAGATAGAGTTTCAGTAAATATTGAATTTGCTGAAAATACTGCTCTTAAACTTCTTGCCCCTGATAAGAAAGCTACTGATATTTCTACATCAATGGGACTCATTCGTAAAAATATGATTGAAAATATAGAAGATAAAAAGATTTTTAAAAGCACCCCTTCTTTTATTCCAGCAGGTCAGACAACACAAATGATAATAGGTGCTAGTGGAGAAAGTGACTATGCAATACTTGCTAGAAGTGAAAATCTTTACAATAATTTTGATTTAAAAAGAGTCTATTATTCTGGCTATGTACCTGTAAATAAATCAGGAATTCTTGTAAGTGCTGATCAAACTGTACCTATGATAAGAGAGCATAGACTTTACCAAGCAGATTGGTTACTAAGATTTTATGGCTTTAAAGCTGATGAAATTCTTGATGAAAAAGATCCTTTTGTTGATCCTCTTCTCGATCCAAAAACAAATTGGGCTATAAAAAATTCTCATTTTTTTCCCATAGAAATAAATAAAGCTTTATACAAAGACTTACTAAGAGTTCCAGGAATAGGTGTAACATCAGCAAAACGTATAGTTATGACTAGAAAATACAGTACAATAAGATATGAGCATTTAAAAAAATTAGGAATAGTAATAAAAAGAGCTAAATATTTTATTGTTGTAAATGGAGAATTTTTAGGATTTAAAAAGGAAAATCCTGAACTATTAAGAAATACTCTTATGGAAAAAGAAAAAATGGTAACAGAGCAGTTAAGACTTTTTAATATTTAA
- the cobJ gene encoding precorrin-3B C(17)-methyltransferase: MNNGKIYVVGIGPGNMQDISIRAYNILKNIDIIAGYTTYVDLVKDEFLDKEFLVSGMKKEIERCREVLEVAKTGKDVALISSGDAGIYGMAGIMLEVAMGSGIDVEVVPGITSTIAGAALVGAPLMHDQAIISLSDLLTDWEVIKKRIDYASQGDFAISLYNPKSKGRTEQIVEAREIMLKHKLPTTPVALLRHIGRKEENYTLTTLEEFLNFEIDMFTIVLVGNSNTYVKDGKMITPRGYEKKSNWGK, encoded by the coding sequence ATGAATAATGGAAAAATTTATGTAGTAGGTATAGGACCTGGAAATATGCAAGACATAAGTATAAGAGCATATAATATTTTAAAAAATATAGATATTATAGCTGGTTATACAACTTATGTTGACTTAGTTAAAGACGAATTCTTAGATAAAGAATTTTTAGTTTCAGGAATGAAAAAAGAAATTGAAAGATGTAGAGAAGTTTTAGAAGTTGCTAAGACAGGAAAAGATGTTGCCCTAATTAGTAGTGGAGATGCTGGAATTTATGGTATGGCAGGTATTATGTTAGAAGTTGCTATGGGAAGTGGAATAGACGTTGAAGTTGTACCAGGTATTACTTCAACAATAGCAGGTGCTGCATTGGTTGGAGCACCACTTATGCATGACCAGGCTATAATAAGTTTAAGTGACTTATTAACCGATTGGGAAGTTATTAAGAAAAGAATTGACTATGCAAGCCAAGGAGATTTTGCAATTTCTCTTTATAATCCTAAGAGTAAAGGTAGAACAGAACAAATTGTTGAAGCTAGAGAAATTATGTTAAAACATAAATTGCCTACTACTCCTGTTGCTTTATTAAGACATATAGGAAGAAAGGAAGAAAACTATACTTTAACAACATTGGAAGAATTTTTAAATTTTGAAATAGATATGTTCACAATAGTATTAGTTGGAAATTCTAATACCTATGTAAAAGATGGAAAAATGATAACACCTAGAGGATATGAAAAGAAATCTAACTGGGGAAAATAA
- the cbiG gene encoding cobalt-precorrin 5A hydrolase, with the protein MKLAFWTVTKGAGNIAREYKEKLQEHLKKDSIDVFTLKKYDVENTIQIEDFTANINEKFSQYDGHIFIMASGIVIRKIASLIGTKDKDPAVLLIDEGKHFVISLLSGHLGGANELTHSLANILKLVPVITTSSDVTGKIAVDTISQKLNAELEDLKSAKDVTSLIVNGQKVNILLPKNVKVTDKISADGFILVSNKKNIEYTRIYPKNLILGIGCKKDTKVEDILRAIETCLDKNNLDIKSVKKVATVDVKENEQGLIDAVKFLNLDLEIISRDKIKKIQDQFEGSDFVEKNIGVRAVSEPVALLSSTGNGKFLVMKEKYNGITISIYEEEIEKYE; encoded by the coding sequence ATGAAATTAGCATTCTGGACTGTAACTAAAGGTGCAGGAAATATTGCAAGAGAATATAAAGAAAAATTACAAGAACACTTAAAAAAAGATAGTATTGATGTTTTTACTTTAAAAAAATATGATGTGGAAAATACTATTCAAATAGAAGATTTTACAGCTAATATAAATGAAAAATTTTCTCAATATGATGGACATATTTTCATTATGGCAAGTGGAATTGTAATTAGAAAAATAGCAAGCTTAATAGGGACAAAAGATAAAGATCCTGCTGTACTTTTAATAGATGAAGGAAAACATTTTGTGATTTCTCTTTTATCAGGACATTTAGGAGGAGCAAATGAATTGACTCATTCACTTGCCAATATTTTAAAACTTGTTCCTGTTATTACAACAAGTTCAGATGTTACAGGAAAAATAGCAGTGGATACTATATCTCAAAAATTAAATGCAGAGCTTGAAGATTTAAAGTCTGCTAAAGATGTAACATCTCTTATAGTTAATGGGCAAAAGGTAAATATACTTTTACCTAAAAATGTTAAAGTAACTGATAAAATTTCAGCAGATGGTTTCATTCTAGTATCAAACAAGAAAAATATTGAATATACTAGAATTTATCCTAAAAATTTAATTTTAGGTATTGGTTGTAAGAAAGATACAAAAGTAGAAGATATTTTAAGAGCTATTGAGACTTGTTTAGATAAAAATAATTTAGATATAAAATCAGTTAAAAAAGTAGCAACTGTTGATGTAAAAGAAAATGAACAAGGCTTGATAGATGCAGTAAAATTTTTAAATTTAGATTTAGAAATAATTTCAAGAGATAAAATCAAAAAAATTCAAGACCAATTTGAAGGTTCAGATTTTGTTGAAAAAAATATTGGAGTGAGAGCGGTATCAGAACCTGTTGCACTTTTATCATCAACAGGAAATGGAAAATTTTTAGTAATGAAGGAAAAATATAATGGAATAACAATTTCAATTTATGAAGAGGAGATAGAAAAATATGAATAA
- a CDS encoding TIGR03915 family putative DNA repair protein — MANYYYDGSFDGLLTVIYMAYEDRENKMLRVNTYTEQLILSLDGIHITTDFSKARRVEKAICDKLSYNFLNNIRTCFLSCDKNKDTMIIHTVYKALKQGEKILNSLDEHAFYVNKLVKQVLSERHKYLGLLRFKEMKDGTMFSTIEPKNNVLPILISHFKNRMKRERFAIYDKGRKMIVYYDGEKAEIFFVESLEIEWSDEEIEYSKLWKAFHKTISIKERENKKLQQSNLPKYYWKYLVEDM, encoded by the coding sequence ATGGCAAATTATTATTATGATGGAAGCTTTGATGGATTACTAACAGTTATATATATGGCATATGAAGATAGAGAAAATAAAATGCTTAGAGTGAATACTTACACTGAGCAACTTATTTTATCCCTAGATGGTATTCATATTACAACTGATTTCTCTAAAGCTAGACGTGTTGAAAAAGCTATATGTGATAAATTATCTTATAACTTTCTAAATAATATACGTACTTGTTTTCTATCATGTGATAAAAATAAAGATACAATGATAATTCATACAGTTTATAAAGCATTAAAACAAGGGGAAAAAATTTTGAATTCTTTGGATGAACATGCTTTTTATGTAAATAAACTTGTAAAACAAGTATTGAGTGAACGTCATAAATACCTTGGTTTACTAAGATTTAAAGAAATGAAAGATGGTACAATGTTTTCAACAATTGAGCCTAAAAATAATGTTCTTCCTATTCTAATTTCTCATTTTAAAAATAGAATGAAAAGAGAAAGATTCGCAATATATGATAAAGGAAGAAAAATGATAGTTTACTATGATGGAGAAAAAGCTGAAATCTTTTTTGTAGAATCTCTTGAAATTGAGTGGAGCGATGAAGAAATAGAGTACTCAAAACTTTGGAAAGCTTTTCATAAAACTATCTCAATAAAAGAAAGAGAAAACAAAAAACTTCAACAAAGTAATCTTCCAAAATATTATTGGAAATATCTTGTTGAAGATATGTAG